In a single window of the Neodiprion virginianus isolate iyNeoVirg1 chromosome 1, iyNeoVirg1.1, whole genome shotgun sequence genome:
- the LOC124310148 gene encoding exosome RNA helicase MTR4, with amino-acid sequence MATVCPKNLILPKVNRLNVAPENLAHEYGRRATTCTLHKKATNVKIKRNLVELQTTKYLYFVMADFSEDLFQVFEESSEDVVQFSGDAIPFEESTATAKKEEQTDPSIKRDLEEIEEPFGKRQRTDSITEDINLEELATRITIHTIETIESCTHEVAVPPAQDYIPLEKKSSLPAKEYKFVLDPFQKEAILCIENNQSVLVSAHTSAGKTVVAEYAIACSLRDKQRVIYTTPIKALSNQKYREFFEEFKDVGLITGDVTINPTASVLIMTTEILRNMLYRGSEVMREVGWVIFDEIHYMRDKERGVVWEETLILLPDNVHYVFLSATIPNARQFAEWVAHLHNQPCHVVYTDYRPTPLQHYIFPAGGDGIHLVVDESGEFKEENFNRAMNCLHQGGEASKGDQKGRRGGMRSNAGQTNIFKIVKMIMERNFAPVISFSFSKKDCEIYAMQMAKLDFNTIDEKRLVDEVFNNAMDVLNEEDRRLPQVENVLPLLRRGIGIHHGGLLPILKETIEILFAEGLIKALFATETFAMGLNMPARTVLFTAPRKFDGKDFRWITSGEYIQMSGRAGRRGLDEKGIVILMIDEKVSPAVGRDIVKGKPDPINSAFHLTYNMVLNLLRVEEINPEYMLERSFFQFQNQANIPELYNKVKNLQQLHDSIVIDKVVQVSSYHQIRDQLDKLGNEFRMYLTKPEYLIPFLQPGRLVKVKNEIAEFDWGIIVNFKKKSPNNPMKDKTVIIVDILLHISSQSTEGNPLPCKDGDEGDMEVVPVLHSLISQVSSLRVFYPKDLRPADNRKSVLKTIQEVEKRFPDGPPLLNPITDMHIVDPGFKDVIKKIETLEERLFAHPLHKDPELPDLSQRFLHKEKIGEDLKQAKIDLKRAKSVLQMDELKCRKRVLRRMAYCTAADVIELKGRVACELNGADELLMTEMIFNGLFNALSVPQMVALVSCFVCDEKSNEMPKSTEELSGPLRQMQDLARRIAKVTTDAKLEIDEEAYVEKFKPYLMDVVYAWCKGANFLQICKMTDIFEGSIIRCMRRLEEILRQLCQAAKNIGNSDLENKFSEGIKVIKRDIVFAASLYL; translated from the exons ATGGCAACGGTCTGTCCGAAAAACTTAATACTGCCTAAAGTGAATCGTTTAAACGTGGCGCCCGAAAACTTAGCTCATGAATATGGCCGACGTGCTACCACATGTACTCTCCACAAGAAGGCCACtaatgttaaaattaaaagaaatctCGTGGAGTTACAAACTACAAAATATTTGTACTTTGTAATGGCTGATTTTAGCGAAGATCTTTTTCAAGTGTTCGAAGAGAGCAGTGAAGATGTGGTTCAGTTTTCTGGGGATGCTATTCCTTTCGAAGAGTCGACAGCAACAGCAAA AAAGGAGGAGCAAACCGATCCTAGCATTAAAAGAGATCTTGAGGAAATTGAGGAACCATTTGGAAAAAGACAGAGGACAGATTCCATAACCGAAGACATAAA CTTGGAAGAGTTGGCAACACGTATAACAATACATACTATAGAAACAATTGAGTCCTGTACCCATGAAGTGGCTGTACCACCTGCGCAGGATTACATTCCTTTGGAAAAGAAATCTTCGCTACCGGCaaaagaatataaattcgTTTTAGATCCATTTCAAAAGGAAGCAATTTTGTGCATCGAAAACAATCAATCAGTACTCGTATCTGCACATACTTCAGCTGGAAAAACTGTCGTAGCTGA ATACGCCATCGCATGTTCCTTGAGAGACAAGCAACGAGTGATATACACTACACCTATAAAAGCCTTGAGCAATCAAAAATatagagaattttttgaagAGTTTAAAGATGTTGGATTGATTACTGGCGATGTCACAATTAATCCCACTGCCAGCGTTCTGATTATGACCACAGAGATTTTGAGAAATATGCTTTACAGAGGTTCTGAG GTGATGAGGGAGGTTGGTTGGgttatttttgatgaaatacATTATATGCGTGACAAAGAAAGAGGGGTGGTATGGGAAGAAACCTTGATTCTTCTACCTGACAATGTTCACTATGTGTTTCTATCGGCAACCATCCCAAATGCCAGGCAATTTGCTGAATGGGTAGCGCATTTACACAATCAACCTTGCCATGTAGTATATACAGATTATCGTCCAACACCTTTGCAACATTATATATTTCCGGCTGGTGGCGATGGAATTCATTTG GTTGTCGACGAAAGCGGCGAATTTAAagaggaaaatttcaacagAGCTATGAATTGTCTGCACCAAGGCGGCGAAGCCTCAAAAGGGGATCAAAAAGGTCGAAGAGGCGGAATGCGCTCTAATGCTGGTCAaaccaatatttttaaaattgtcaaGATGATTATGGAGAGAAACTTTGCCCCAGTTATAAGTTTCAGTTTCTCAAAGAAGGACTGCGAAATTTATGCCATGCAGATGGCAAAGTTGGATTTCAACACCATAGATGAAAAGAGATTGGTTGATGAAGTATTCAACAACGCAATGGATGTACTCAATGAGGAAGACAGACGTCTACCTCAAGTAGAAAATGTGCTTCCGTTACTTAGGCGTGGCATAGGAATCCATCACGGTGGCCTTTTACCAATATTGAAGGAAACCATTGAAATACTGTTTGCCGAAGGGTTAATCAAAGCTTTATTTGCAACTGAAACATTTGCCATGGGCCTTAATATGCCAGCAAGAACTGTACTGTTCACTGCACCAAGAAAATTTGATGGTAAAGATTTTCGATGGATAACCTCGGGTGAATATATTCAGATGTCTGGTAGGGCCGGTAGACGAGGACTGGACGAGAAAGGAATCGTCATTTTAATGATAGATGAAAAAGTAAGCCCAGCTGTCGGCAGAGACATTGTTAAAGGAAAACCTGATCCGATCAACTCGGCGTTTCACTTGACGTACAATATGGTCCTTAACTTGTTGAGAGTAGAGGAAATAAATCCAGAGTATATGCTGGAGAGAAGTTTCTTTCAGTTTCAAAATCAAGCAAATATACCAGAGTTATACAATA AggttaaaaatttgcaacaacTACACGATTCTATAGTGATCGATAAGGTTGTCCAGGTTTCATCATATCATCAGATCAGGGATCAACTAGACAAGCTAGGAAATGAATTTCGGATGTATCTAACGAAACCCGAATACCTTATTCCATTCTTACAACCTGGAAGATTGGTGAAG GTTAAAAATGAGATTGCAGAATTTGATTGGGGTATCATTgttaatttcaaaaagaagAGTCCAAACAATCCAATGAAAGATAAGACTGTAATCATTGTGGACATTCTGCTTCACATATCCAGTCAGTCTACTGAAGGAAATCCACTTCCATGTAAGGATGGTGATGAGGGAGATATGGAAGTTGTACCAGTATTACATTCATTAATCTCACAAGTCAGTTCACTACGGGTATTTTATCCAAAAGACCTAAGACCTGCCGATAACAGAAAGAGTGTATTGAAAACTATTCAAGAAGTTGAAAAGCGATTTCCGGATGGTCCACCGTTATTAAATCCAATAACTGATATGCATATCGTAGATCCAGGTTTCAAGgatgtcattaaaaaaattgaaaccctGGAGGAAAGACTATTTGCCCATCCATTGCATAAG GATCCTGAATTACCAGATCTATCCCAACGATTTTTGCACAAAGAAAAGATTGGCGAAGATCTAAAACAAGCAAAAATCGATCTCAAACGCGCCAAGTCCGTATTGCAGATGGATGAACTGAAATGTAGAAAGAGAGTCTTACGCAGGATGGCTTATTGCACAGCAGCTGATGTTATCGAGTTGAAAGGTCGGGTGGCTTGTGAATTAAATGGCGCTGATGAATTGTTGATGACTGAGATGATTTTTAACGGGTTGTTCAACGCATTGAGCGTACCACAAATGGTGGCTCTAGTTAGTTGCTTTGTTTGCGACGAGAAGAGTAATGAAATGCCTAAAAGCACAGAAGAGCTAAGCGGGCCCCTAAGACAGATGCAGGATTTGGCTAGGCGAATAGCTAAGGTAACCACCGATGCTAAACTGGAGATAGATGAAGAAGCATACGTGGAGAAATTTAAACCATATCTAATGGATGTTGTGTACGCGTGGTGTAAAGGTGCCAATTTCTTACAAATCTGCAAAATGACTGATATATTTGAAG GGTCTATAATAAGATGTATGCGTCGGTTAGAGGAGATTCTGAGACAACTCTGTCAAGCAGCAAAAAATATCGGAAACTCggatttggaaaataaattcagtgAAGGCATAAAGGTGATAAAACGAGACATTGTTTTCGCTGCCTCCTTGTACTTGTGA
- the LOC124310152 gene encoding 39S ribosomal protein L42, mitochondrial, with product MMRFCLKGPLLALRSLRCPKLNYSTMPSEAVVIADDGTIVCWHPEQHFPYQYTKPLPAEKIEENSVLSNRAKEAMDVFRKKHPEVVREELTKITFTTKHRWYPRARDKKAKKTPMDREYL from the exons ATG ATGAGGTTCTGTCTGAAAGGACCGCTGCTTGCCCTACGATCACTTCGGTGCCCAAAATTAAACTATTCTACGATGCCGTCGGAAGCGGTGGTCATTGCAGACGATGGAACGATTGTTTGCTGGCATCCTGAACAACATTTTCCATACCAATACACCAAACCTTTGCCAGCTGagaaaattgaggaaaattcGGTACTCAGTAATCGAGCAAAAGAAGCTATGGACGTATTTAGGAAAAAACATCCGGAGGTAGTACGGGAAGAACTGACCAAAATCACATTCACTACGAAACACAGATGGTATCCAAGAGCTAGGGATAAGAAAGCTAAGAAAACGCCTATGGATAGGGAGTACTTGTAG
- the LOC124310147 gene encoding uncharacterized protein LOC124310147, whose translation MLSTPKAKAELFLASSLYDGLEDNNITQVTTLLLNKEADPNVLIPSQGITPFHLVIGNDSETFSEEVTKLFLRHGGNPNIKSVDGMTPVHVAAAWGRLGVLELLLSNGGDPLLLDDDGRSPFHYAFDEAHYDAIATLGKYCGESFEEDLNLKYSIALDKVVVSNGGVMAEYAVSEDTSTMAGNKHPDIQKSHIFNNNNADVALNLNNGKTGNQVSNLFARYPANIDSTMTTTDESSTSLPKHINIRRHKKCLPRSRKNGLDHNLNNKDRFKCRERNMMNENLVFDWCPVSHLNNEANIEEPFFLEPRKEGENMPRISSPKTDTKSVEATSDARTKFRDVKTTETVLQHNTKTASKNKIIHKTPLRCPKREPFSERKKTPSTTGKTMHNLNVKTTSNGREFSPNKKAALFRTPSKQGLEKTSYSPDCSIVSKSPNLIVTPTNAYKKLHAEGTLSTNSTAVQMSKHSKRRPVCSINQVSECRKNVINGDNGKNLSVLCKPTDLGYMQMKKMVLSPNRLHTSPMQSETHIYIPNLTDSAKEKKTLSAKPTKIVTPSYSTTCSPATPFNKTYNKSDYFDAVGFSPNIEKATPFFDRRTLTKRIAIKLEETMYDDDSDKSILPMDSNQISDIPRTETQLQDDISTKIKLKDCIPTELQALGIDDNNHFNYWKRRLNPKLPLTNERNEIVNTVIDSTRNEVADGVSHRSDNLNGKSTETNNTIHLPNEAIEYGTLKPDLNILAGNHVRVRSIGLKNENNEKLTLRPCPHVSNLKETDDSLAHTDHSSYFSDTYIEDETDSANFSKTDSLMKPHQLTKNKSASYDSLAKARSKLSQNQCNFPLDLVNNKCFSDRKSSGLLSNVTSSTNTSSYASFVSIEEEYKYEDAEEGVILLERRLLVTPVNIPIIKPEVNCSSPSEKGSDCFDDKSTESYTSSLPSSLVFMDSETLRAELTKLIGHPPGPITATTRHVYLKRLWKLQKLTPSLQCPKIAASPKFSMEIERTLRSESWVNDLSLYETLEQQVFSEFSKPDPTRRWREGTIKSSFNYLLMDPRITDNLPRRVDALSSIECWRSFLSSIFYVGKGKRSRPYAHLYEAYGEWKRGNRSTSDKKMNYILDIWNSNCGVVCLHLFQNTIPVEAYTREAAMIDALGLDRLKNSKSGEYYGVAATWSHHQKRTFGVYLLYKAMQILMNDGERQLCPDNIGR comes from the exons GTCTGTGGATGGAATGACGCCGGTACATGTAGCTGCTGCGTGGGGTCGCCTCGGTGTTCTTGAACTTCTATTATCTAACGGCGGTGATCCTCTATTGCTTGATGATGATGGGAGGTCCCCTTTCCATTATGCCTTTGACGAGGCTCATTACGACGCCATTGCTACCCTTGGAAAGTATTGTGGCGAATCTTTTGAAGAAGACCTAAATCTGAAGTACAGTATTGCCTTGG ATAAAGTTGTAGTGAGCAACGGTGGTGTGATGGCTGAATATGCTGTCTCAGAGGATACATCCACCATGGCTGGCAACAAGCATCCAGATATTCAAAAAAGCCATAtatttaacaataacaacgCTGATGTAGcgttaaatttaaataatggaAAAACCGGCAACCAGGTGTCTAACCTGTTCGCAAGGTATCCTGCGAATATTGACAGTACAATGACGACTACTGACGAGTCGTCGACTTCGTTGCCAAAACATATAAACATCAGGCGACATAAGAAGTGTCTTCCACGGAGCAGAAAAAATGGTCTTGATCACAATTTGAACAACAAGGACAGGTTCAAATGCAGAGAACGAAACATGATGAACGAAAATCTTGTATTCGATTGGTGTCCTGTTTCACACCTCAATAACGAAGCCAATATTGAAGAACCGTTTTTTTTAGAACCACGAAAAGAAGGCGAAAACATGCCTCGCATCAGCTCACCGAAAACCGATACAAAATCGGTAGAGGCTACATCTGATGCCAGGACTAAATTCCGAGATGTCAAAACGACTGAAACTGTGCTACAGCATAACACAAAAACTGcttctaaaaataaaatcattcacAAAACTCCTCTACGATGTCCAAAGAGAGAACCATTTtctgaaaggaaaaaaacgcCATCTACCACAGGGAAAACCATGCATAATTTGAACGTCAAAACTACCTCAAACGGTAGGGAATTCTCACCAAACAAAAAGGCAGCACTATTTCGCACGCCGAGTAAACAAGGCCTTGAAAAGACTTCGTATTCACCTGATTGTTCAATTGTAAGCAAGTCACCAAATCTGATCGTAACGCCGACTAATgcttataaaaaattgcacgCGGAAGGAACATTGTCTACAAATAGTACAGCTGTACAAATGTCAAAGCATTCAAAGAGACGACCAGTCTGTAGTATCAATCAAGTATCAGAATGTCGGAAAAATGTCATCAACGGGGACAATGGCAAAAATCTTTCTGTGTTGTGCAAACCGACCGACCTGGGTTACATGCAAATGAAGAAAATGGTATTAAGTCCAAATAGACTCCACACTTCTCCAATGCAATCAGAAACACATATATACATCCCAAACCTTACAGATTcggcgaaagaaaaaaaaacattatcaGCCAAACCAACAAAAATTGTGACACCCAGTTATTCCACGACATGTTCACCAGCAACCCCGTTTAACAAAACgtataataaaagtgattacTTTGATGCTGTAGGATTCTCACCAAATATAGAAAAAGCTACTCCATTCTTTGATAGAAGGACTTTGACTAAAAGAATTGCCATAAAGTTAGAGGAAACGATGTATGACGATGATTCTGACAAAAGTATTTTACCTATGGATTCCAACCAGATTTCAGATATTCCAAGAACTGAGACGCAACTTCAAGACGACATAAGtactaaaattaaattaaaagaTTGTATCCCCACTGAGCTTCAAGCATTAGGCATTGACGATAataatcatttcaattattggAAGAGAAGATTAAATCCAAAACTTCCActaacgaacgaacgaaatgaaataGTGAATACCGTCATTGATTCTACAAGAAACGAGGTAGCCGATGGTGTGAGCCATCGATCGGACAATCTTAATGGTAAATCAACAGAGACAAACAATACCATACATCTCCCGAATGAAGCAATTGAATATGGAACATTGAAACCTGACTTGAATATACTTGCTGGTAATCATGTTCGCGTGAGGTCAATCGgcttgaaaaatgaaaacaatgaGAAACTAACGTTAAGGCCCTGCCCACATGTATCAAACTTGAAGGAAACTGACGATTCGCTTGCACACACTGATCACAGTAGTTATTTCTCTGATACTTATATCGAAGATGAAACAGATTCAGCCAATTTCAGCAAAACAGATTCATTAATGAAACCGCATCAATTAACCAAGAACAAATCCGCCAGTTATGATAGCCTGGCAAAAGCCAGATCCAAATTATCTCAAAATCAGTGTAATTTCCCACTTGATTTGGTTAACAACAAATGCTTTAGTGATAGGAAAAGCTCTGGTCTCTTATCCAACGTTACGTCAAGTACTAACACATCAAGTTATGCATCTTTCGTTAGCATCGAAGAGGAATACAAATATGAAGACGCAGAGGAGGGAGTCATTCTATTGGAACGCCGCTTGTTGGTCACTCCAGTGAA CATTCCAATAATCAAACCTGAAGTCAACTGTTCTTCACCATCTGAGAAAGGCAGCGATTGTTTCGATG ATAAATCGACAGAATCGTACACTTCAAGTTTACCATCATCATTGGTATTTATGGACAGTGAAACTCTGCGCGCAGAGTTGACTAAACTGATTGGTCATCCGCCTGGTCCTATAACAGCTACAACTCGCCATGTCTATCTGAAGCGACTATGGAAACTTCAAAAATTGACCCCAAGTTTGCAATGTCCCAAGATTGCAGCTTCAccaa AATTCAGCATGGAAATTGAAAGAACGTTGCGATCTGAGAGTTGGGTGAATGACTTGTCGCTGTATGAAACGTTAGAACAGCAAGTATTCAGCGAATTTTCGAAGCCTGATCCAACACGACGATGGAGAGAGGGTACAATCAAGTCGTCATTCAACTACCTGCTGATGGATCCTCGTATTACAGATAATCTCCCACGTCGAGTAGATGCATTATCATCGATCGAATGTTGGCGATCATTTTTGTCGTCGATATTTTACGTTGGTAAAGGAAAGCGATCAAGACCATATGCTCATTTGTATGAAGCATACGGAGAATGGAAAAGAGGTAACAGAAGTACaagcgataaaaaaatgaactaCATTTTGGATATTTGGAATAGCAACTGCGGAGTGGTCTGCTTGCatctgtttcaaaatacaattcCTGTTGAGGCGTACACTCGAGAGGCTGCAATGATAGATGCGTTGGGATTGGATAgactgaaaaattcaaaatcagggGAGTACTATGGTGTTGCCGCAACATGGAGTCACCATCAAAAGCGAACCTTCGGCGTGTATTTGTTATACAAAGCAATGCAGATTTTGATGAATGATGGCGAGAGGCAATTATGCCCTGACAATATTGGAAGATGA